The nucleotide sequence tctatatgcaaaaaagggggtccgtggagcctcagttacgagtctcaaaacacgggaatagccagatatccctctctccagaggaggaagcccattgccaaggggtgcctcctagtgggaagagcaccaaaccaccctgatacgtagtccctcaggtcctcactctgttacgagctttgggacctaaatagggaaacaccagcgtggcccctgtaagtcaaagtctaactctgtggcgagtataacgacataagacaagggttaccaaagctaggcatccatccacagactgcagtttcggggtatttgcccctcgtcagtgtggagcaggattctggctactggggcaatgataataTATATGGACCATGCACGAAATGTTTAAATGCCCCCCCTAAAAAATACAAATCATTGCTAAGGCTTTACTTTTGTAAATCCAATAATCCAGTAAATCTCACTATATCTCACTTGTAATATGACACTTATCTAAACCCACCATATTCAGATGATAGGAATTTtagtgctttttatttttttaacacattcGCAACAACAAACAGTTTAATATCTTCATTTTTAATATTTCAACTCAGAACATGGACAATTCTAACTGGCTTGTGATAAAAGTGTAGAAACACACAGACCACTTGTAGCGGAGACTACAAACAAGGATCATTGTTTCCTACGGAGGAACTACACAAGAGTTGTAACTTCATCAGCCTAAGTGGAAATATGCTTTACACAGCTGGAAGGAGGTGGCGGAGTTAGTCGGTGATGAATAACACAGGTGGACCCCGGGAGGGATAGGGGGTAGATGAGCACAGAACTTTAAGGGGATgtccaaaattacaaaaaaaaaacaaaacaaaaacaaacgttCTTCCCCCCTAGAACAGCACCACAGACAGCgataggttgtgtttggtattgcagctcaactatATTCAAATGGGtctgtaatactatgtacagcCTATAAACATGATTGGTGCTgttctaaggggggggggggaatacaaaaTCTTTGTTTTCTAATCTCTTATCACCCCCTTTAACCCATTCCGCACAGTCTAAACATAATACAAAGATTATGTAACACTGGGCACTTAAAGAACCATCAGATTATATAGCCTTGTGTAAATGTAAACCTTTCAACATAAATTTCAGCAAATAATGTCAATCTTCTCTATGACCCagctatggggaggggtaaacaAAAGACAAATGGCCAAACAACAACAAGTGTGCGTAGCTCTTCCGACGTGGTGTGGTCCTGTAATAGTGCAATATACTATTTGATCGGATATGAAAGACTCATGTGGTTACATTCACACACGTGTAATAGGACTGGCTGCACTGGATTCACCCCGATGCTTTTAAAAGATAATAACCATAAGGAACTTAAAACACTGTTCCATTAAATTTACAATATGCAAATGTCCATACTTCCTTCCCATAAAGCACTGCATGTAAGACTCttctagaacaaaaaaaaaacccacacacaaaCCAATTATAACCAATAACCAATTTCTAAACTTTCCCATGAAGCTTTGAAAGATTCCACAGACCACTGATTAAAACTAAGTAAAATTATGAAAACCTTTGCTCTATTTTATCCTATCATGTTTTATTCTCCTTTTATACATCTGAGCTAgtaacaagctgattggtgggggggtCCGGACTGTTAAGACCCTCACCATTCCAGAGATGTGTGCACTCCATTCACTCTATGGGGTTTACATGTCGAGCACTGAATTGCTTTTGTGATATCCTGATAGttggggggtcccagcagtgtTATTAGCTTACCaatctccatcctgtatataggggataacTTCTTCCCcttctacccctttaacatttggcAGAATTAATGTGCCcaagagcagtgcattgtgggagcttaAGTGACAGGCCTTGTTCACACTTTGTGTGATGCAaggatttgcatttttttttactagaggAAAAGAGGCTTATGGGAGAGAAAAAAACAATAGCTACATCCTGCTGAATTACAGGAAAAAGCTGCTGACCCAGAAAAGGCacctcaaggctatgttcccaaaatgtttttttttaggccaaataacggccattatagtACACATTACGGCAGTCATTATAAACTAACGACTGTTATTTGGGCTTAACAGTTTAAGGCGATGTTTTcacgcagtatttttgcaacaaaaccaggagtggattgaaaaaacagaaaggctatgttcacgcactgttgaaattgagtggatggccgacatttagCAAAAACACTGAACAAAaacactgtgtggaaacatagcccaagtgaggaaaaacaccacaaacaaTTTTAGATAAATTGGAACAGAAAAACATAGGTAAATATGTAGATAAAGAAGCACTGCTAAGTCATATGACTCTGaggtcccaaaaaaaaaaaaaaattttacttcCGTTTTGGTGCATGGAAAAGAAAACTACCTATAGGGCACAATCAATATAAGACTGCATTTTAAAGTTTCTCATATCGTTCTAAAATGAGGTTTACAGTTTCTGCTATACAGCCCCatccaacaacaaaaaaacttacACACAGTACTGGTCCTTTAATGCCTCTCCTACCTCTATCACATTAGTTGCCGGTTGTACTAATAAAATAGAAGAAAACCATCacaaacaaacttttgaaaaatctAATTACTAATGCAATCTGGGAAAAGGACCGGTGTAACCATTGCCAATCCTTTCCTTGTGTCTGCCGACACAGTGCCTATCCAGCTCTGGTTGCTAAGGAGGAGACCATAGCAACCAGATCACTCAGGTCTCAAGGGGGCTTCAAGGATGACAGGGAAGGGTCAAGGAGGCTTGAAAGTACTCGCCCCAGACTTTGTTACTGCAAGGTTAACCGTTTGTCTACGTCAGCTGCCTCCACCCTCATCTCCCTCTCTAGACAACGACTTCTGGAAGTAGTATTACTCTACAGCCCATATCACACATGGTCAACACAGAACTAATGTGCAGATGTATGATCAGCATAATATTAGTTACCAAAGTAACAGGTTGCCGTGGGAACCCATCCCAACAAAAATCTGGGAATGGGAATCATGGACTTGTATGAGATCAGTTATTTCCTCCCCCccttagaaacagcaccactcttggccATTGGTCGTGTCTAATATTGTATTTCACAGGCAGATCTGTGCAGTACTAGACTCAGCCACTGTtgaagggtggcgctgtttttcacCTACAAAATAAAAAACTTGGACACATTctcaaaatcaacaaaaacaagcCACAAACCAATATATTGTTGAACGATTTAATTTACAGCAGGGACACCTAATGTGGTTAaatctcatgttttttttttctcccagatTGTATACCTAaaacaggaagggggggggggtgcaaactCATCAAAAAGACCCAGTGTCTTAAGATGTTCATAGGAAACATTTTTTGTTGCTTCACCACACAGAAGCAACACTCAAAAGACCCCCATAGATAGAGACAATGCCAAACTATATAATGAAACGTGAGTGGGTCTTATGTAGGCGTGACAAAGACGGCTGTGTATTCACATCGACAGATCACCTAAACAATGGGGAGAAGGGAATGGATAGTgatgtggtgggggtggggggggaacacTGTAAATGGCTTCATTATGGGACAGGGTAGAGCAGACTCTTCACCCCCTACCCTGTACAAAATACTATATCACGGTCTCCTGTTTGGTCCCTATTCAAAAAAAGACTATTCCCAAGCACCCCAAGATTCACTGCTATGCCAGCAAGCCCTATCCCTGTTAATATGAGTCAATACCTGATGCAATAAGCAACTTCTGTACATATAGGCCTGTGTCCCATtaccattgcaaaaaaaaaaaaaatctctgtactgtacaGCCTTGGCAACCGGGTTGACCAAAACACCACCCCCTCATTTGGCTGGCTCGCCCACAAACTGGATACTGTGCAAATCCAAGTGGGCTGCAACTGCGGTATACAGCACAGGAGATCGGGAAAGTCTATACACTTAAAAATGGACGTAATCCTTCATGAGCAGCAAGTatgattattatatttatatatatatatttatatatgtatacatagaccggagggcaaaaaaaaaaaatccacttcccctccccctcccttggaACCTACTAGACCACGGCGCCAGTGGAACTTAAGTGATGACAATTTCATTGAccttttttccattttcttaAAAGAGGTAAACCAGAAACACTTACTCAGAGgtttaaaaaatgtgttttgttttctttttcttgtttttttttgtctttaaaattacattttacagTACGACGTTAAAGAATTAGGTGACGTTTTCTGTTATTTAATCAATAATGATCTTTGCTAATGAATCATTCTGTACAATTGATCTGATCCTAGAAGCAAAAATGTTAGAACTTGAGCAGGGGAGGTGGAGAGGGGGTAGGAACTTAAAGGCAGGACCTGTGAaatgttgtactttttttttttttctcgctctCGTTATGAATAAATTTAATTTTCTTTGATATGGCTAAACCATTGACAGTATGATTTTGTAATTTTCCTCGTTTCCTTTAAAAGCATGCGTCGTCTACAAGGCCACTTTCCCTATGATTACACCGATAATGAAAACCAAGACTGCCAGGGCGAGTATCCGTGGGTTTAAGCCTTCGTCTTTTACAAGGCTAGAGGATGAAGACGCAGGGTTACTGGAAGCTTGAAGTTTTCGCATCCTCAAGCCATCTTCCTCCTGTTAAAATAAAGACTTGTGTCAGTGCACAGCCTAGAGGCCAAAATGGAGAATTGCAGCAAAATACAAATTTTGTTACAGACAGGACGCAACAACTAGTTATGTAATACCTGCAGTCTCTATTTAACAGGACTCTAAGCAAAAACTACAATTAAGGGGCAGTTCagtaaatttctttcaaatcaactggtgccagaaagtgccagatctCTGTAATTTActcctgttaaaaaaaatctcaagccttccagtacttatcagctgctgtaagtcctgcagcaagtagtgtattctttccagtctgacacagtgctccctgctgccacttctgtccatgtcaggaactgtccagaacagcagcaaacctcaatagaaaacctctcctgctctccatagtGGAAAGACTACCAGTACCTGCAAGACAtacattctgatccaatagggctCATGCACGTAACCAACCAAAGTCTGGCAGTTTCCATAGCTACCTGAAATAATGGTGGTAGGAGAGAGTGCACGTTGTTCAAGCAAGAAAACGTtgacaggataaaaaaaaaaaaagttatcccaAAATAATCCACAGGATAGACGATAAATATATTATTGGTGGTAGACCAACTTCTGGGACCATAATTGAATGGAGATCCCTTGACTTCTGAGTGAACAGAGTGGCAGCGCATACGTATGACCACTGCTTCCATTTACTCCCTAGGACTAggacagtcaaaaatgaccaagagCAGAGCTCCTGTCAATGAGTAATAATTTATGACcttgggataatccctttatGAATGTATAATCAATAGCTGTCCGCTCTCTGGAACATCCAGCAATCGACCACAAAAGTCCCATGTATCCCTTGAAAGGGAACAACCAAGCAAGCAGATGGGCACCGATAAAAGCCTTGGCATATATAAACAGTATAAACCCAAAACAGAAAAACAAGCACATGCAAATATCAGCTGCATGTCAGAAAATCCCTTTATTCAACGATAAAACATAAATGGAGACAGCTGTAAGGGCGGACAAATAGCCTTACAAGTCATTACAgacattttaattaaaaaaacacctaTTCTCCTGCTCCATATTCGAGCAGCGATACACAACATGACCAAAGCCTTTACAAGATCCGATGGTAACAACATGAAGAAACATACTAGGAAAATAATGGAGCAAGTAAACATGCCACATGTGGCTGTACCAAATCAGGGGTCAGGTCCTCTAAACTTGGGTGTCAAGCTTATTAGGAacgtgcagccgccattttaggggGCTCTCTAACACCTGTCCTCTTCTTTAATAGCCTTATATTTTACACATACCTATATATTCTATTATGATGGCCATCAGTCAAGGTTATATCTGTTTGGGCTATATGGTTAAGAGAGACACCTTATTTTGGGAAGGAtcaacatattatacatatacagcggCCATATTATTGTACCAATATCTTGTTTTAGAGCAGATTCCTATCACTCTACAATTTATTTATTACCCATGTGCCATCATGGCGCCTTTGACACCGAATTATTTTcctggtatgtttttttttcatactgtTACCATCTGATCTCATAGTGGCTTGGGTCACATTGCGGCGTGTCTTTCCTTGAATACAAAGCAGGACAATGGATGTTTTGTATTTTAAATGTCTGTAATGTTTGTTAAATGGTTTGTTACACTATTTGCCAGCCCTTACAACTGTATCCATATATGTTTTACCattgaataaagtgtttttctgaTGTGCAGTTGATATTTGCATGTGCTTCTTTTCCTGTTTATCCTGCTTGGATGGAGCTCCTCCATTCATTGTCAAAagggctgctgaaaaaaaaaatggagcacTGCACTTGGCTATTCCAAAAACTCCTAACAGTGAATAGCGACAGTGTGCAAGCATGACTGCTGGTCCAATAAGACAGATGACCTGATTTGGGGGTACCAATAACTCAAAAACCTACAAGAATTATTGACATCCCCCCACAGTCTGATTAGCAATTATCCAAGCTTTAAAAATGCACTTATTGAACTGAAATAACAGCACTACTCTGGCCATTACTATATATCAATGATGCAGACTGTGGTTTGGACCCATAACAAAGCTGAATTAATAAAGACCAGAAGTGTTATCATGGGGAgactaacaaaaaaaacatagctgtaaCTTTAGAGATCTTTCAAGGTATATGTCCTTACCTTAAGCTGTTTGTAGTCCTCCCGTAGTCTCTGCAGTTCTGCCTGCAGTCGCTTGTTGTCTTCTGATAGCTTCTTCTGCTCGGAGTCGTCCAGACTAGAACTTATGGATTTGAACATGGAGGTGGATTCTGTCTTTGTTACACTGCTAGAGAGGACCTTGTTTGCTTCACCTTCATGCTGAAAGGCAACAGAAAAATACAAGAAATTAACCTACCTTTAATGATAGTGCTGCAATAACACCATGCTGTCACATGGTGGCttctgcaatttttttcttccaaaaacatggTTTTGTTTTTTGCTAAGAGACAGACTGTGTACAAAGAAAACCACTAGCAGCAACCAATAAGACAGCTTCTTTCTTCTTCTAGACTCCAAACAGCAAAGGGAAAGGGTACTGTAGGCAATGGCTACTCGTACTCGGCACATGCTCTTTGTCAAATGGTTTGACCCAATGCACAAAACCGCTGGCCCTGTGTGTGTTATAAACAGAAGACGGTAGATCTGGGATCTTCAGAAAGAAGACACTTACGGGCTTATCGTTCTCAGAAGGCAGCTCAAACAGGCACCGGAGTTTTGAGTCCATCAGTTCCTCCGGCTTGGCTTCTTTCCACTGTTAAGTATGAAAAAAGTTTTATAGAATGTTAACATTTCTACTCAGAGGATCAGGTTGCTTCCCtgtcccttccccatgtttcagACTGCAGCCATGCTTATCAAGATATTGATTGTACCTTAAGGCACATGGGTCCAAAATGCGTTGTTGCGCAAAATGGGTCGAAAATGGGTCCAAAATGCCTTTGGGTCCAAAGGCACATGGGTGCAAAATGCGTTGTCCTGTtattgcagatccacaattacaAACAAATGttgcggacatgtgaatgagggtCTCAGGGTAATgaaaataaaactaaattacacaaaaaaagcaaaaaaacgagaaaataaaaacaaacaccccgcacacaaaaaagaaaagaaaatgcaaaacaaAGTTCTACATTAatctaaacaa is from Dendropsophus ebraccatus isolate aDenEbr1 chromosome 14, aDenEbr1.pat, whole genome shotgun sequence and encodes:
- the VAPB gene encoding vesicle-associated membrane protein-associated protein B/C, with translation MAKSEQVLVLEPQHELKFKGPFTDVVTTNLKLMNPTDKNVCFKVKTTAPRRYCVRPNSGVIDAGSSINVSVMLQPFDYDPNEKSKHKFMVQSMYAPPDTTDMEAVWKEAKPEELMDSKLRCLFELPSENDKPHEGEANKVLSSSVTKTESTSMFKSISSSLDDSEQKKLSEDNKRLQAELQRLREDYKQLKEEDGLRMRKLQASSNPASSSSSLVKDEGLNPRILALAVLVFIIGVIIGKVAL